In Desulfuromonas thiophila, a single window of DNA contains:
- a CDS encoding nucleotidyltransferase family protein yields the protein MAQLLKELEKNRRDILAIAARYHADNVRLFGSVVKGDDGEGSDVDFLVDFQSGTTLLDQLALIDALSMRLGRKVDVVSERALNKHLRQRILKKAVWL from the coding sequence TTGGCGCAACTATTAAAAGAATTAGAGAAAAATCGAAGAGATATTCTGGCGATTGCTGCACGATACCACGCTGACAACGTTCGCTTGTTCGGCTCCGTTGTAAAAGGCGATGACGGGGAAGGGAGTGATGTTGATTTTCTGGTTGATTTTCAATCCGGCACAACACTTTTAGATCAGCTGGCCCTAATTGATGCCTTGTCCATGCGGCTCGGACGCAAGGTCGATGTCGTGAGTGAGCGAGCACTGAATAAACATTTGCGTCAGCGCATTCTGAAAAAAGCTGTCTGGTTATGA
- a CDS encoding nucleotidyltransferase domain-containing protein produces the protein MLLLDPHDLEIVVKILKQYLSEYSIWAFGSRVRGGAKKFSDLDLVVVTTEPLSLERLADVEEAFDQSDLPFKVDIVDWASTTEAFRNIINECKVVLL, from the coding sequence ATGTTGCTGCTTGATCCACACGATCTGGAGATCGTTGTTAAGATTTTAAAACAGTATCTTTCGGAATATTCGATCTGGGCATTTGGTTCGCGAGTGCGGGGGGGAGCGAAAAAGTTTTCCGATCTTGACCTCGTAGTCGTAACGACGGAACCGCTCTCGCTTGAGAGGTTGGCGGACGTCGAGGAAGCATTTGATCAGTCGGACCTGCCATTCAAGGTGGATATCGTCGATTGGGCCAGTACGACAGAGGCATTTCGTAACATTATCAACGAATGTAAGGTGGTGTTGCTGTGA
- a CDS encoding HI0074 family nucleotidyltransferase substrate-binding subunit translates to MELDFSSLQSAIAQLEKSLKFATSEMAQQDEELFDQLRNSVIQCFEFTYELSHKMLKRYLKETSASVDAAEFDSFADLIRTGNQHGLLRSDWSRWKVYRQARNDSSHTYDKSKAEAVYRLAPDFLEEAAYLFQQLSSKC, encoded by the coding sequence ATGGAACTCGATTTTTCGTCACTTCAGAGCGCTATTGCTCAGTTGGAAAAAAGCCTGAAATTTGCCACCTCGGAAATGGCGCAACAGGATGAAGAGCTGTTTGATCAGTTACGCAACTCCGTTATCCAATGCTTTGAATTTACCTATGAACTTAGCCATAAAATGCTCAAGCGCTATTTAAAAGAAACCTCGGCCAGCGTCGATGCGGCGGAGTTCGACAGTTTTGCCGATCTGATCCGCACCGGCAATCAGCATGGTTTGCTCCGGTCCGATTGGTCGCGCTGGAAGGTTTATCGACAGGCCCGCAACGACAGCAGCCATACGTACGATAAAAGTAAAGCGGAGGCTGTTTATCGGCTTGCTCCTGATTTTCTTGAAGAGGCAGCGTATCTGTTTCAGCAGCTGTCATCGAAATGCTGA
- the hepT gene encoding type VII toxin-antitoxin system HepT family RNase toxin, with protein sequence MDRAVVLNKLESLRRCVKRIQDKTPAKYEELVDDYDLQDIITLNLERSIQQCVDIGLHIISYLEVPAPETMTGTFVALERAGCLNHEIAERMTKAVGFRNTAVHAYQQIDWQIVFAIITKHLGDFREFARQVLAFVDQSSGLATTAPQ encoded by the coding sequence ATGGATAGAGCTGTTGTCCTCAATAAGCTGGAAAGTTTAAGGCGGTGTGTCAAGCGGATACAGGACAAGACGCCGGCGAAATACGAAGAATTGGTTGATGATTACGATTTGCAGGATATCATTACCCTCAACCTTGAACGTTCCATTCAGCAATGTGTTGATATTGGCTTGCACATTATCAGCTATCTTGAAGTTCCTGCACCGGAAACCATGACGGGAACCTTTGTTGCCTTGGAGCGTGCTGGCTGTCTCAATCATGAGATTGCGGAGAGGATGACCAAGGCTGTCGGCTTCAGGAATACAGCCGTTCATGCCTATCAGCAGATCGACTGGCAGATTGTGTTCGCGATTATCACGAAGCATCTTGGTGATTTTCGAGAGTTTGCGCGGCAGGTGCTGGCGTTTGTGGATCAAAGCAGCGGACTGGCGACCACGGCGCCGCAGTAG
- the mntA gene encoding type VII toxin-antitoxin system MntA family adenylyltransferase antitoxin, with translation MEIIDQIISVLEGVEGLKLAIIYGSAVTGTMRGDSDVDIAVLFNHVLDAEQKIELSRLLAQTLRRDVDLVDLAELSGTILKQILCKGRVVIKKDLQALANLYKRMIYNQTDMMPYVIRTLEQRQQRFING, from the coding sequence ATGGAAATAATTGATCAGATAATCAGTGTGCTTGAAGGGGTCGAAGGGCTGAAGCTGGCGATTATTTACGGTTCGGCCGTGACCGGCACCATGCGTGGCGACAGTGATGTTGATATTGCCGTTCTCTTTAACCACGTTTTGGATGCCGAACAGAAGATAGAGCTGAGCAGGCTTTTGGCGCAAACGCTTCGGCGAGATGTCGACCTGGTTGATTTGGCGGAGCTGTCCGGGACGATCTTGAAACAGATTCTGTGCAAAGGGCGGGTGGTGATCAAAAAAGATCTCCAAGCGCTGGCTAATCTTTATAAGCGGATGATTTATAATCAGACAGACATGATGCCCTATGTGATTCGTACCCTTGAGCAAAGGCAGCAGAGGTTTATCAATGGATAG